Proteins co-encoded in one Megalops cyprinoides isolate fMegCyp1 chromosome 1, fMegCyp1.pri, whole genome shotgun sequence genomic window:
- the LOC118781163 gene encoding proton channel OTOP3-like: protein MSAEHSSGAEPDSSPVGVSWGSGEDEETGVDLDPVLLWAPSGRRLLSGLLGLNIVLLGAALVAGQAFNPQGLRHQEPLVFLLVLMSLSVAWMLWYLLWARRQPGISPHTDHHAGGIAVTVVLMLFAAFSLLLHVFRMGYVIIMVECKPLAKVIFPFIEAPFLALQTYLLWAHSKDCIHKHKVQTRSGLILTLSADLLLWLNAVTEDTVHQEIELEKEVSLSNSSLPESAEDSDLSNATLCQCSASAACLAFRKGYEVLYPFNIEYYLMAGCLLYVMWKNVGRPAGGVSHGGHARRVTLRIVHRGGVLLGPVAGLLTLLVGVAIFALYQVWVGTPRHRTTAFVAFYGYHLAVVPVMSLCSLAGMVVQRMERREHDGGHNPTRSLDVLLLVGAALGQLSLSYFSLVAALAVGPSGLLPSLDLSYSLLSLLELVLQNIFIIEGLHRHPSRERGARSSTLEARHLCLQKNTMEVVDGPAGGSLLRKNKVSTSPSVDGKTDDKSSRAKRVTQEICAFLILANIMLWVIPAFGVHPQFENGLGKEFYGFTAWFILVNLGQPLGVFYRMHSVGALMELLITA, encoded by the exons atgtctgcagagcacagcagtggAGCGGAGCCCGACAGCTCTCCCGTGGGCGTGTCCTGGGGTTCGGGGGAGGACGAGGAGACGGGCGTGGACCTGGACCCCGTGCTGCTGTGGGCCCCCAGCGGGCGGAGGCTACTCTCTGGGCTCCTGGGGTTGAACATTGTGCTGCTCGGCGCCGCGCTGGTGGCGGGGCAGGCCTTTAACCCCCAGGGCCTGCGGCACCAGGAGCCCCTGGTCTTCCTCCTGGTGCTGATGAGTCTGAGCGTAGCCTGGATGCTGTGGTACCTCCTCTGGGCCCGGAGGCAGCCAGGTATATCCCCCCACACGGACCACCACGCCGGAGGCATCGCTGTCACAG TGGTCCTGATGCTGTTTGCAGCCTTCAGTCTCTTGCTGCATGTCTTCAGAATGGGGTATGTCATAATTATGGTGGAGTGCAAGCCGCTGGCCAAAGTCATCTTCCCCTTCATCGAGGCCCCCTTCCTGGCCCTACAG ACATACCTGCTCTGGGCTCACTCCAAGGattgcattcacaaacacaagGTCCAGACCAG GTCGGGCCTGATTCTCACTCTCAGTGCTGACCTGCTGCTCTGGCTGAATGCTGTGACGGAGGACACGGTGCACCAGGAGAtcgagctggagaaggaggtcTCCCTCAGCAATTCCTCCCTGCCGGAGAGCGCAGAGGACTCAG acctcAGCAACGCCACCttgtgtcagtgcagtgcatCTGCGGCGTGTCTGGCCTTCCGGAAGGGCTACGAGGTGCTGTACCCCTTCAACATCGAGTACTACCTGATGGCGGGGTGCCTGCTGTACGTGATGTGGAAGAACGTGGGGCGGCCGGCGGGGGGCGTGTCTCACGGAGGCCACGCCCGGCGGGTCACCCTGCGCATCGTGCACCGCGGCGGGGTGCTCCTTGGACCCGTGGCCGGCCTGCTAACTCTCCTGGTGGGCGTGGCCATCTTCGCGCTGTACCAGGTGTGGGTGGGCACCCCCCGGCACCGCACCACCGCCTTCGTGGCCTTCTACGGCTACCACCTGGCCGTGGTGCCTGTCATGTCGTTGTGCTCGCTGGCGGGCATGGTGGTGCAGAGGATGGAGAGGCGGGAGCATGATGGCGGGCACAACCCCACCCGCAGCCTGGACGTCCTGCTGCTGGTAGGAGCCGCCCTGGGACAGCTCTCGCTCTCTTACTTCTCGCTGGTGGCCGCCCTGGCCGTCGGGCCTAGCGGGCTGCTGCCGAGCCTGGACCTTTCCTACTCGCTCCTCAGCCTGCTGGAGCTCGTCCTGCAGAACATCTTCATCATCGAGGGCCTCCACCGGCACCCCAgccgggagagaggggccaggAGCTCCACACTCGAGGCCA GACACCTGTGCCTGCAG AAGAACACCATGGAGGTGGTGGACGGACCCGCAGGAGGCTCTTTactgagaaaaaacaaagtgtcaACATCGCCATCTGTTGACGGAAAAACAGATGACAAAAGTTCACGGGCCAAGAGAGTCACACAGGAGATCTGCGCGTTCCTGATTCTGGCAAATATTATG CTGTGGGTGATCCCCGCCTTTGGTGTGCACCCCCAGTTTGAGAATGGCCTGGGGAAAGAGTTCTACGGGTTCACAGCCTGGTTCATCCTGGTCAACCTGGGCCAGCCACTGGGGGTCTTCTACCGGATGCACTCTGTGGGGGCCCTGATGGAGCTGCTGATCACTGCCTGa
- the LOC118793038 gene encoding Usher syndrome type-1G protein homolog, whose amino-acid sequence MNDRYHRAARDGHLGLLKEATRKDLNSPDEDGMTPTLWAAYHGNLEALRLIVGRGGDPDKCDIWGNTPLHLAAANGHLNCLSFLVSFGANVWCLDNDFHTPLDMAATKSHMDCVRYLDSIAAKQTALNPKLVGKLKDRAFRAAERRIKDCAKMQRKHHQRMERRYQQEASDASDTMSFSSHTSSTLSRRLQHFGTASSSMPYSQATLHATAKGKARIQRKLEKKKQGDGTFKIYEDGRKSVRSLSGLQLGNDVMFLKQGTYVSPRERPGLRRNVRDMFPGDAAADDDADTVSRALSDPGLHVAGDGAFSDVSADSGRDSLFNRPGLGTMVFRRNYVSSGLFGLGGRGEGSVAGSEPVGGAASVHPRSRLQRSPSLDDSIGSAASLRERNERELPWEETELGLDDEPRTDPLEVFLAAQSIGEFVSIFRREKIDLEALLLCSDPDLQSIHIPLGPRKKILDACKRRAETLEEPDAIQDTVL is encoded by the exons ATGAATGACAGGTACCACCGGGCGGCCCGCGACGGCCACCTGGGCTTGCTGAAAGAGGCTACGCGGAAGGATCTGAACTCCCCGGACGAGGATGGGATGACACCCACGCTATGGGCCGCCTACCACGGCAACCTGGAGGCGCTGCGTCTCATCGTGGGCAGGGG GGGCGACCCGGACAAGTGCGACATCTGGGGGAACACGCCGCTGCACCTGGCGGCCGCCAACGGGCACCTGAACTGCCTGTCCTTCCTGGTGTCGTTCGGTGCCAACGTGTGGTGCCTGGACAACGACTTCCACACGCCGCTGGACATGGCAGCCACCAAGAGCCACATGGACTGTGTGCGCTACCTGGACTCCATCGCCGCCAAGCAGACGGCACTCAACCCCAAGCTGGTGGGCAAGCTGAAGGACCGAGCCTTCCGCGCCGCTGAGCGCCGCATCAAGGACTGCGCCAAGATGCAGCGCAAGCACCACCAGCGCATGGAGCGGCGCTACCAGCAGGAGGCGTCCGACGCGTCCGACACCATGAGCTTCTCCAGCCACACCAGCAGCACCCTCAGCCGCCGCCTGCAGCACTTCGGCACCGCCTCCTCCAGCATGCCCTACTcgcag GCCACCCTGCACGCTACAGCTAAGGGCAAAGCGCGCATCCAGAGGAAGCtggagaagaagaagcaggGCGACGGGACCTTCAAGATCTACGAGGACGGGAGGAAGAGCGTGCGCTCGCTGTCGGGCCTGCAGCTGGGCAACGACGTCATGTTCCTGAAGCAGGGCACCTACGTCAGCCCGCGAGAGCGGCCGGGCCTGCGGCGCAACGTCCGCGACATGTTCCCCGGAGACGCCGCCGCTGATGACGACGCGGACACGGTGTCGCGAGCCCTCAGCGACCCGGGCCTGCACGTCGCAGGCGACGGCGCGTTCTCCGACGTCAGCGCCGACTCCGGCCGCGACTCGCTGTTCAACCGGCCCGGCCTGGGCACCATGGTGTTCCGCCGCAACTACGTGAGCAGCGGGCTGTTCGGGCTGGGGGGACGGGGCGAGGGCAGTGTGGCGGGCAGCGAGCCAGTGGGCGGGGCGGCCAGCGTGCATCCACGCAGCCGGCTACAGCGGTCCCCCAGCCTGGACGACAGCATCGGCAGCGCCGCCAGCCTGCGGGAGCGAAACGAGCGGGAGCTGCCCTGGGAGGAGACGGAACTGGGCCTAGACGACGAGCCACGCACCGACCCGCTGGAGGTCTTCCTGGCCGCGCAGAGCATCGGCGAGTTCGTCTCCATCTTCCGCAGGGAGAAGATCGACCTGGAGGCGCTGCTGCTCTGCTCCGACCCCGACCTGCAGAGCATCCACATCCCCCTCGGCCCCCGCAAGAAGATCCTGGACGCCTGCAAGAGGAGGGCGGAGACGCTGGAGGAACCCGACGCCATCcaggacactgtgctgtga